The genomic window tatttattaatatatgtcCCGATTTATTTTTGGGATGCTTTAGGTTGCAAACTGATATTTCATTCATGTAGTTACCTGTTGCAATCGCTATGAAAGCTGCGAATGCCTTGACCTGCCAACATAGCTTGTAAACATGTTGAGGGTACAGGTGTCCTTAAGGAGACAAGGAAGTTGTCTCGTGCGTTAACAGGGAAGTAGAATTATATAACCtatttgtgttttataaacataGTCAGTTTAAATGCCGAGTTAATCGTGGTACCAAATGAAGTAAGCAATGTTTTATGATTCACAAAAGGAGCGAATATATCGACATAATTGTTAGCAATGAAATTGGCATTTTCAACAgatttaaataaatcatttaaacaaGACTTTGGATAAAAAAATAACGTTTCTAAAGAGTTGAACAAAATCTTATCACGAAATGAGTACGATTTTGTATCTTTATTTTCACATACCAAATTTGTTTGAACATATTTGTCGTAAAggaattttgaattttcaattAACTTTATCTTCCTTGGGGGCGCCAACAAGTGGTGAAGTCTAGGTAAAACATGGGGACATACAGCCAGTTAAAGCTCTGCTTAGTGttattaaaaacatattaataCCACAAATGATAGTGAACAGAAAGTTAAACGAACGAGTTCTTACTATAGCTAGTTAAACGAAAATATCTTTCCTTTTCAGTTTTTTCTTATAACAAATTGGCTTGATTTTGAAGAGAGTCATTAACCTAAGCTGTTTATTATCTGCTTTCCCATCCTGAGTTTGCGCGTCATAGCTGATTTGATATCCAATGCCTTGTCACCATTATCAGGAATTCTATGACAGATTGTGGTCACTGGTGGAGAAACTAACAATGCAAGGTTCCTAAACATTATGAGCTGACGTgtttgatgttcgttgatatCTGCGATTGCTCCATTTTTACTACCCTTGTTCTCACTTCGAAAATGAGACATAATATGACATTGCTAGTTTCAGCGATGAAGCAGAGAATCATACTCTTTTAGAtcttcatttaaacatatattatgtTCGTATTTTGCTATTGTTTCGTAGATTTTATGTTGGAATTACGGTTTCAATTAGATATCGGTATTCTGTGTGTGCTTTCACGGCCACTAAAGGAGTATTAATACAATGATGGAAATCCTAATCGAGACATAAGCTGCGGGTCTATAACGTGGTTTCTTTGAGGTAAAATCTTTGTGCATGGCAGTTCTATAACGTGGTTTCTCTGAGGTAAAAACTTTGTGCTCGGCATGTCTGTAAAAATATAGACCTCTGGGAGACGAGGAAGTTTATGGTAGTTGTTAGGGAACTCTTCAGCGATACAGATATAGGTAGATACATCGCAGGTTGTAATAAGTAATAAGAGTGGTATtgtcatatatatcatacagattTGTTGGTAGGTTATAAGATAATAAAATCGCAGTGTTAAAGAATATCCCGCACAAATTACCCTTTTAAGAACACTTTCCAATGACTTTAAAAATGGTTGCAAGTTTCAAAATGTTTTTCCTGATTGGCTTTTACAAAGCAAATCAGTTATGACGCAATTTGTGCCATAgtgccatgttgtttttttgttttttgtttttgttttttttgtttcttgtttgttttcactATGAACGTTTTTGATTCGATAATGCCAGGTATATAAAACTTCCataaatttcttattatatattttagcatTAAACTGATTCAAATTATGGGCTAATAATGCCAACTGGACATAGGCATTATCAGCCCAtaactgccaactgaaagcaCTTCAATGTTGTTCCGCGTAAACAAATAGTGCGTAAGATAATAAAACACAATACAAGAATAATCAATgccatacaaatatttaatgtaaattatttttatgaaaatacaaattataaacTGTCCGCCTAGTTCATCAAAaggaaaatgtatatttaatatattttcccGCAGCATTGGTTTGATTCACTTGGCACATTATATTAATGCGCAGTTTATGAACATGTAACGTTTAACAACTTTTGgtaatgtaatatattgacaatgtcatTGAGTGGTAAATACTAATTAATatggtaaatatgatatatcatGAAACAGTTCTTTTGTAATGTTAATTACTGATAATGGTCAGTCTAGATTATCTAAATTGAACATTCTACATTCTAtgataaatatgtcaaaatGTGGACGTAGCCAACAAACCAAGAAaagtatgtaattatatataatgtaattaatgCCCTAAAGAGAAATAGTTATCAAAATGGTTAAGTATTTCACTTATTTAAAATTGAATCAAAACAATGTCAGAACTAATAAATGGATGGGGAAAATGGCCACGAAACCAACCGAAAGTACTACCTTGCAAAGGGCAAGTGGGGATCAAGTGTAAATACAGTTATGTCAGAGGAAGAAACTTCAAAAACGGGACTTGATCTTAGTCTAAGTCACCCATCTCTTTTCTGTCGAAAGGTTTTCTTAAACGAGACCGACAATCAAGCTTAGGCACACCATGCGGTTTGTTACAGTCACAACAATGAATTTTGACAAGGAAGTGGGACTGTAACGTTACATGTATTGGTGTTTTGTATACACAATATCATAgtatgaaatttgttttttcGTGGATAAGGCTTAAAATAAtgcagttatacatgtatatgtagataCCGTACAAGCAGCTGGGGATTCAGAGCTCCagtcttttttttatatcaagTAAGATCCAATGGGgaattacatgtagtttaatAAACCTCATGGTCGGAGAAATTAATCTACATAAGCTACAATAACTTAGATAACTTAGAATGCATAGCCAGCTACTTTTATACACAATCTTATATAAGAGATGTTTTAGGAGACACCTTATGCATATGATTTTCGATATACCTTTTTTGTCGAAAATTTCAGTTTTCCATCATATGCATTCTCGGAGTAAGGGAAGACAGGTGGGTGGTTTTTACAAGTACGCGACTTGTATGTAGGGAGTCTAACGTCggtgtatacaatatacatttaaatgtgtGTATTATTAGTGATTAACACTGGCGATAGAGTGTGCATGGAGTGTACATTATCCGTGGTTACTCAGGTAAGAAGGGACATGAAAAGAGAATACTTGGTTATTATGAAGAGCTGATATTGTAGtcttacaattttttttaccttgTATGTACCCATATACGAAGCAAGCTATTGGAATGCAGAAATCTGAgttgaaatgaatattttaagATACTTGATATCTTGTGTCAACTATAATTATCGTttcaaatgttgtattttttataGAACAGAAACCTCATTGAAAATTCGGATAACATTTACTCGCAAATGTCCAATGTTGGTCTGCGTAAGGCGAAGGTCGTTGCAGATATAAAAAAGATTTAGTGTTCAAGTCAAATTGATGGATAAAGTAACGTTGTAGTCGTTAATcacatttaaattgttttatttctgagGATAGAAATTTAAGAATTGCGAAACATTCCTCTATATTCATGAGATGATCTTCAcggtaaaataaataaataaagaaataaatgaattagAATAAAATTAATAAGAATGCTAAAAATATCTCAATCCTAATGATTAGATTCACATTAGCCAAGCCTCGTGTTTGTTTGCTTATTTGTGTGTTCAGAATCTACGCACTTGGGTTCACAGAGTGAAAGATATTTAAGACTTCCGAATGACGTTGCCATTTCATACCTAAATATAGTATATGTATAGACTATTACTAATGAttaacacatacatatgtatttgttaTTCAGGGATGGTGATGTGATGAATGTTAGGACATGATTATGTTAAATACCTAGACACGCCTTTAAGTCATGGATTTCCCCAAAATTCCGTATTCTATTGATaaacatacagtcaaacctgtcatatatGACCTTCCAAGAGAGGCAATAACAtatcacatatgacaggtggtctcctGATACAGGTTTAAGTAGGCAGTATAGTAAATAGCATATGGTCACATAAGAGAGGGAGTCGCTTAATGCAGGTGATCACTAAGGCAGGCTTGTAAACAGTGATATGGGTTAAAGATATAGTTATAAGATACGCAAAGGTTCACAGAGTACATGGTAACAACACGCCTAGCGGTGTATATTTTTGCTttcatacccccccccccccccccccccccccccttcgcCCCGCCTACCACAACTGTCCCAGATGTTTATTTTgtgaaagtaaaaatgtaaactgCCCTCAAAATTTAACACTTATTTAATAAGATATATGTTTACTCTTAATGGTCCGTTTGTTCTACAAAGCATCATTTACTTTGCATTCTGATTCCCACGAGACTTCTGATTTTCATGCCATATAAACAGCACTATATTAATCTTGTTTTCACTGAAAAAAACATATGATTAACTATAAAATATTCAATCCTTCGTGACCCTACGGACCGTTCCACATTATCTTCCTATTATTATCGAagaattgtaaatattttgattatagATATACTAGAAGATGCTAGAATAAATGAAAATCAATCGCATTATTCTATAATgaggacaaaatattaatagaaATTATCAGGATAAATGgtgtaaataaaataagaaGAAAATGCCATAAAACCTTTAACGAAATGACATTTGGTCAAAAGATATTCACTTATTCTCTGTAATAGCTGAGAAGTTTGATTCCCAGCTCTCCTGAATCTAGCACGGACTCAAGCCACAAAATGTCACCCTTCTGTATACCTATTGCTCCCTGTCCTcttttgtttgtgtgaagtgtttTTATGTACTTCCCTCCTCCACTTAACAGTTCTATAGTATCCCTTCTCCTATCAACCACAGCAATATTGCCCTTACTGTCATATAGAACTGTATATGGATTGAATTTATTGTGATATACATCTGGATAGGGATTAGACGGATCTGGTGCCCGTTGTAGTTGTCTCCCCTCTCCCCGATAGCGGAACAGGGGCTGAAATTCTGAGTTGTACACAACAACACTGCTGCCTCTGGCGACTGATTCTCCAACAGCTACAGCTATGTTTCCTGTGACAGAACATTCCGTGATGCACAGAACCGTCTTTTGCTTTAACTCCTCCAAAGAAACTCTACGTAACACCTCTCCATTGTTTGTGTACATTACTATATCGGACCCTTTTCCACCCAACGTACCAACCAATAACCGATTCCCTATGGCCACGCAAAGACTGTAAGGAATACCCTTCGTAGCGAATGATCTGACGATTTTATTTGATGCTGATATTTCACCGACGGTTTCATCATAGCCACAGTACCACACGCGACCTGTTCTAGGGTTTAAACTGATATCTGTTATGTATGTGTCGTATTCTATCTGTTGTATGACGTCACCTTTGTTGTTGATCTGGTGTATTTTGGTGCTTTTATAATTATTTAGCCATGCGCCACCATCAGATGTAGGGCAAAttgttgtgacgtcattctTATATGGGatctgatttattatatttgggCTGTCAAGAAGGTCATATATGGCTGTTCCAGTTGAGGGTTTTTTGTCCATTCTATCTTCTTCAGTGATGAGAGGTTCAGCGGAAGGTACGTTTGGCCTGCTCGAGTTGATATCGTCAATTCCTGGTGTTACTTTTGACATATCTATATTTGACATCTGTTCTTCAGTTGGGGGTTTGTCCTCTATTCTCGATTGTTCCCTCAACTGTTTTTCTCTAATATCTGGATCTTTAATGGATTCAGTTGCTGATTCTGTCTTGAGATGTTCGATAGGGATTTTCACGACCCCCATGGCCTGCTTCAGGTGACTTTGTCTGTCCTTACATGGAGTAAACTCTGTCAAGTCTATTTTAGGTGTCGGTGGAATGTCTGAACCCATTTCCTTGCTTTCCGACACCGAGTCATACAAGAGAACAGCACTTCCTTTTTGGAGAGTCTGTTTACACTCTGATGGGAGTTTCCTCAAAGTATCCAGCCTCTTCTCCAGGTTTGTGATGTGTGTCTGGATGAGATCCGTTGCCGCCAACTCCATCGTGTCACAGATTGACATATGATCTGCAGTTATGTTGTCTAATTCCTTTTTACACAGATCTCTTCTTTCTTGAATGTTCTTTCGAAGTGTTTTGTAATGACCCTGATGTCTGGAAAGTTCTTCTCTGGCTGATTTTATTTCTGAAGTATGGTTCGGAATTTTAACCTTTTCAGTTATATCAATGATATCCCTAAGCTTGTTCTGGTGTTGACTGATCATCGTGGACATTTCAGAGACATTGTGCATTTCATGAGCGGTAGTCTGACAAATAAGGCATATAAGAATATCACAGTCCTGACAAAGTAAAACTACTTCATTGCCCTCGTGGATGGGACATTCAGTATCTCCCTTCTTTCTGGGAGGATGTTGTTCACGAAGGCTGTGCTGTCCATATTTATATGCCATCAGACTTGTTTGGTGTTTTAACAACCTTtcttgtatatctgtataacagaGAAACGAAAGTTTGAcattaataaataattcaaGTATGAATGTTCTGATGAAGCCACGGTATTGGCAGCATTCATCGACAGTAATCAAATTAAAAAggaatgaatatattttttatttaattgtgaatatatatatatacgcatattgtattttaaatttaatgCTTATGAAATATTTCGTACTAATGACTTTAATGTAGGTTTTGGTTTATTATCTATTTTCtttaagcgttgatgtcatttttttttagtttcatcggggtatgaaacaaattttgtttgcaaactgtatgaatccgcgtagcggattcttacagaagtttgcaaacaaaatttgtttcataccccgatgaaactaaaaacaaaaaggacatcaacgcttatgattaatttttgaaaatgattttctaatttaaaacatgttttacgtacaattttactggttttaaatgggattctttttctcaaatcaatacgcaacgtcaattgtcgtattgtgacgtcacctTTTTcccgccattctcggaatttctttcatagaagaatgaaaagaatttttcgaccaatcacatttgagtatttatcatgaaaacaaagaaaaattaattacaaaGCAATGAAATTAATCACAGCAGACAAAGGCAATATAATTTCTTGGTATCGAGTTTGTAAAGCTTTATAAGAAGTAACGTTTTACAGAACACGTGAGATGTAACATGCAAGTAATCATTATGGAGAAGTAGCCTTATGAGCAAAATATGACTGAAACAATTTGCATGAACCGCACCGCAGGGACATGCTATGATATGTGGAAGGGTCTTATagggtatatggggagggcaCAAGGGTTAATGATTATAAATAGGTATCGAGTGTAGCCCCAGCATCCCGACACCACCCTTCTGTACATTAGACCATGCGTATGTGGTTGGACAAACCTATCTAAATATACAGTTACCATCTCAATTTGAGCTCAACATTAGCGATTTTTTCTAAAATTATCCCTACCCTCACGCTTCATTCCAAGAGGTCATCTTTGAGATTCTATATCATCTCGGCATAATACTATTAAAGTAATTTTAACGCGATTCTTATTTCGGTATAACCCCTTAACCTAATGCATTAACTATTCATCTTATTTTAACGTGACAATTATTTTGGTATAACCCATTAACTACTTATCTTGGtataacaaattaattatttatctcATGTTAACGTGATTTATTATATCAGTATAACCCGTTAACTACTTATCACGGTATAACCCCTTAACTTCTTATCTCGGTATAACCCCTTAACTACTTATCTCGGTATAACCCCTTAACTACTTATCTCGGTATAACCCCTTAACTACTTATCTCGGTATAACCCCTTAACTACTTATCTCGGTATAACCCCTTAACTACTTATCTCGGTATAACCGCTTAACTACTTATCTCGGTATAACCCCTTAACTACTTATCTCGGTATAACCCCTCAAGTACTTGTCTCGGTATAACGCATTAACTATTTATCTCATGTTAACGTGATAATTATTTCAGTATAATCCGATAAATCGTTATTTTAGTATAACTAGTTATCTCTTTTTAACGCGACAGTTATTTTAGTATAACTAGTTATCTCTTTTTAACGCGACAGTTATTTTGGTATAACTAGTTATCTCTTTTTAACGTGACAGTTATTTTGGTATAACTAGTTATCTCTTTTTAACGTGACAGTTATTTTGGTATAACTAGGTAATCACCCTTTCATGGCTCTGTAAACTTACAACAATGGCGaaaaaagttatatcaacttaaatCAGTCACGTTTGTTAGACATAGTAAGGATACATGTTGGGCAGTTACAACGGGAAAACAACAGAGAAACAAAGcataaattgtaatatattcaaCTGCAGGTAAAATTCCTCAACTTAACAAGGTTTCTACCTATAACCACTAAAGTTTACAGAGGATTGCACCTGTTTGTTCTAAACTGCACAGTTTGCCAAAAAGTCTGCTTtcagaaaattataaaatatcgAAAGACATTTTTTGCAACAAAGCAAATGGTGGCGCAAACATTACTCATGTCATGATAATTTTCATGATAATCggttcattatttcctgacGGTGTCGTATCCACTTTAAACGTAAACTGGAAAGATATTACCGGTGTTGAAGTAACTTTATATCTTAGATATGCTATCCATTTCAGTAAATAAGTAATTGAAAATAGAAGTCAGTATCACAGTTATCTCTAAAGTCAGCTAAATcaggagtttttttttaaattatttaaattcgTTTTTCAAGATATAATGATACATACTTACCAAATCAATGTAAATTTCCTTGCGATTCAAATGAGCTATAAATGACAAAAGACCGAAATGCTCAGAAATaaagttttgaaatataaacatggtaTGTATTATCTGTAATTAACGTAAGCAGTGTTTTAAAGGTAACTAGAAAAGCTAGCTAGGGTCCATGTAAAATGAAGAGCTTGATCTGTGCTATAATTTCCTATACCTTACATGATGTAGGTAACCTAGTATAGGTATGTCGTATTTTACGTAGGAGCTGAAATTCATAATCATAGTTTTAGATAGGGGTACGGCCGAACTTACCTTCAATTCTTCCTCCTGTGCTAAATGGGATCTTAATTATTTCATAGCAACAAAAAGCAGTTTCTGCAGGTCCTAGTTATGGTAGCAAGTTCAAGATGGCGTTGGTTCTCAAACAGGAGGGGTTTACATACTAAAGATGGCATTCGTTCTCAAACAGAAAGTTACCAAAGCGTGACGCGTGTTGGTGTGGGTGTTTGTGTGAACAGTATTTTCAGTTTACCTGTGTCATCAGTGAGTACAGcttaaaataattaacaaaaaaaaataaagtgaaatCCTCGAGTACAGCTTAAAAcaactaataaaacaaaataactaaGTTCACGCCCAATCGCTTTATTCCGGTGttgacatgatcattaatacAGCTCGAATGTCTGAGAACGTGTTGGCAAAATGTGCAAATATTGTAATTGAATTGGGtctcttttttctttcttttttttagcgtcatttatcaaattaatatttaaaactgACAGTTACGATTACATATGAGTATGGTCtattttgtgtgattttatGTAAACTTTTTACACAATTGTACATCAGGTCACTAGCTTACTATATATTTCGAACATGAAATATTAAACTACCGATTAAACAAAGCAAAGCAATGATTGAAAAACGAGATAATGAATGAGGAAAAAAGATGGTATGGCTATCGAACTGTCCGAAAGAAATGTCTTGCAATTGACTAGTGAAGAAAAGAGGTAAAGATAGTCACATCTGACGAAGTGGAAAACAGTCAACATGTGTTTGTGATTGTAAgatagagagagagacagagagaaacagagagagacagaaagtgacagagacagagagaaacagacagagacagacagagacagacagatagaGACAGATAgagacagaaagacaaaagagagagagagacagacagacagagaaacagagagagacagaaagaAAGAGACAgatagagacagagagagacagaaagagagagacagagagagagagagagagacaaaGAGAGaaacagacagagagagagagagagagagagagagagagagagagagagagacagatagcggatatctatatatatatatgtgtgtgtgtgtgtgtgtgtgtgtgtgtgtgtgtgtgtgtgtgagtgtgaggGTCTGTGTGAGGGAGAGTGGGTGAGGGAGGGTGCGTGTGAGGGAGTGTGTTGGTGTGTGTGTCTATAAAGCATCCATATAATTTTTGCATAGCTACACCATTATTTTCTCCTTGTTCTCAATACCGTTGCTCTTGTTTTGATATAACTCCTGGGTATATATTCAACCTTATTGGATATAAACGTTTAAAGTTGCGTCCTAGGGAAAACCGAGATAtgcattacatgtacatacagcaTATATGGCAGAAATAAAACgaacaaaataaatcatttgcCTTTCATTCAATTCATGAATGCAAACACTACATCACCTTTTATATATCTGTGGTGACATTGTTAAAAGAATTAATGATGCTAATCATTCCTTGATTCAGGTTCGTGCATTCCTAAAAGGCAATCCTGTTTATTTATAGCTGTACCCCAAAATATCTAGACGTTGTGCCACTAAGAATTCAAAAAGTAGATTGTTCCGTCCTGGACTGATGAACCGGTTTGGTATCGTCCAGGCTTTTCGTAATTAGGTGTTATGTGGCGTACTTAATATTCCTTGTGTCATTAGTCTTACAGATTTTGAGGGGATAGCAGGATCTGTGATGAGTACTCTGCATAaaggattttaaaaataatggtTTGGTCTTTGTTGTGTGTCGTAAGGATTTTAAAGGATTAATGTTATATCGATTAAAGGTAAATTTAatgattgtttttgttaatagtactacatatatatatgtatgaaatctATACATTGGTTTgttgatgtagtatatatatgaataattgATCATGCAATTATATAGTCATATCGACAATACAGCTAAGTTAATTGTCGTATTTTCGGGACAATCCGCCcttttatcaagacacaagtagATTACGAACGATCACAGACATAGAACACCCAACACTTACACAAGTTTAATAGATGTGAAAA from Pecten maximus chromosome 1, xPecMax1.1, whole genome shotgun sequence includes these protein-coding regions:
- the LOC117338958 gene encoding uncharacterized protein LOC117338958, with product MAYKYGQHSLREQHPPRKKGDTECPIHEGNEVVLLCQDCDILICLICQTTAHEMHNVSEMSTMISQHQNKLRDIIDITEKVKIPNHTSEIKSAREELSRHQGHYKTLRKNIQERRDLCKKELDNITADHMSICDTMELAATDLIQTHITNLEKRLDTLRKLPSECKQTLQKGSAVLLYDSVSESKEMGSDIPPTPKIDLTEFTPCKDRQSHLKQAMGVVKIPIEHLKTESATESIKDPDIREKQLREQSRIEDKPPTEEQMSNIDMSKVTPGIDDINSSRPNVPSAEPLITEEDRMDKKPSTGTAIYDLLDSPNIINQIPYKNDVTTICPTSDGGAWLNNYKSTKIHQINNKGDVIQQIEYDTYITDISLNPRTGRVWYCGYDETVGEISASNKIVRSFATKGIPYSLCVAIGNRLLVGTLGGKGSDIVMYTNNGEVLRRVSLEELKQKTVLCITECSVTGNIAVAVGESVARGSSVVVYNSEFQPLFRYRGEGRQLQRAPDPSNPYPDVYHNKFNPYTVLYDSKGNIAVVDRRRDTIELLSGGGKYIKTLHTNKRGQGAIGIQKGDILWLESVLDSGELGIKLLSYYRE